The following coding sequences lie in one Fusarium poae strain DAOMC 252244 chromosome 1, whole genome shotgun sequence genomic window:
- the CDC28 gene encoding Cyclin-dependent kinase catalytic subunit (BUSCO:4822at5125), protein MASKRYALLPMEVDEVGPQKVTKEKKSRHRHRERDRDDKSSSRRSKSRRERSRSRSPTRESSSRHSRPKQYRRRDDKADFDDRWGDEEPPSDEPEEEDDEPEFEQSPSKRVKLSHNASRDEEMSDGAKEELERKKDIEEREAFAKRLREKDSKKSKKDDRDDVSSSRRRLAEDAEARNQALPDIRERSRQEYLKKRETERLALLRKQVAEETAELRSGVRLSEKEKAEFAKNREILRLAEERLKIDDHRDGYAMPEDYITEKGKLDRKKKEEALYKRYVEKDEFGQEKFVTEHEEWEREQASKAKAQIQRAERENDDYDYVMDDSQYIQWNLDSRMAGDDRKLTKEQQFLEAQIDAAEKKALSIEETRKSLPIYQYRDEFLAALEQYQVLVIVGETGSGKTTQLPQYLHEAGYTKNGMKVGCTQPRRVAAMSVAARVSEEVGVKVGNEVGYTIRFEDCTSDKTVLKYMTDGMLLREFMTEPDLAGYSALMIDEAHERTVHTDILLALIKDLARERPDLKLLISSATMNAEKFAQYFDDAPIFNIPGRRYPVDIYYTPSPEANYLAAAITTTFQIHTTQPKGDILIFLTGQDEIEAAELEIAETAKKLGNRVKELVVCPIYANLPSELQSKIFEPTPDGARKVVLATNIAETSLTIDGIVYVIDPGYVKENVYNPATGMSNLVVVPCSRASANQRSGRAGRVGPGKCFRLYTKFAYMNEMDESTTPEIQRTNLNGVVLQLKSLGINELLDFEFMDPPPTEALIGALNQLFALQALNHRGELTKLGRQMGEFPTDPMLAKAVLAADKEGCVEEVLSIVSMLGEASALFFRPKDKKIHADSARNRFTVKDGGDHITLLNVWNQWVDSDFSPVWAKENFLQQRSLTRARDVRDQLAKLCERVEVAPSTCGATNLRPIKRAITAGFFPNAARLQKSGDSYRTVKNNTTVWIHPSSVLMAIDPPEKMVVYFELVQTTKEYMRSVMPIEPRWLSELAPHFHKKKDVEEMEEKKMPKQRS, encoded by the coding sequence ATGGCCTCTAAAAGGTACGCTCTCCTTCCCATGGAAGTGGATGAGGTAGGTCCTCAGAAAGTtaccaaggagaagaaatCCAGGCACCGACATCGCGAACGAGACCGCGACGACAAGTCATCTTCCCGCCGCTCAAAGTCCCGTCGCGAACGCAGTCGCTCGAGATCCCCAACTCGAGAATCTTCATCTCGCCATAGTCGACCCAAACAATATCGACGACGCGACGACAAGGCCGATTTTGATGATCGGTGGGGCGACGAGGAGCCACCTTCTGATGAACcagaggaggaagacgatgagCCCGAGTTTGAGCAATCACCAAGCAAGCGAGTCAAGCTCAGCCATAATGCATCACGAGACGAAGAAATGTCCGATGGCGCGAAAGAAGAATTGGAACGCAAAAAGGATATTGAAGAGCGCGAGGCTTTCGCAAAGCGTTTGAGAGAAAAGGACAGCAAAAAGTCGAAAAAGGACGACAGAGACGATGTATCctcatcgagaagaagactCGCCGAAGACGCTGAAGCGCGAAACCAAGCGCTGCCCGATATTCGAGAACGATCACGACAGGAATACCTCAAGAAACGAGAGACCGAACGATTAGCCCTTCTGCGCAAGCAGGTCGCAGAGGAAACTGCTGAATTACGAAGCGGTGTGCGACTGtcggaaaaagaaaaggcagagTTTGCCAAGAACAGAGAGATCTTGCGACTGGCTGAGGAGCGCCTCAAGATCGACGATCACAGGGATGGATATGCTATGCCAGAGGATTACATCACAGAGAAGGGCAAACTCGACCgaaagaaaaaggaggaAGCACTATATAAACGATACGTCGAGAAAGACGAATTTGGACAGGAGAAATTCGTTACTGAGCATGAGGAGTGGGAACGAGAGCAGGCCTCAAAGGCCAAGGCGCAGATTCAGCGCGCCGAGAGAGAGAACGATGATTACGACTATGTTATGGACGATTCCCAGTATATCCAGTGGAACTTGGATTCACGTATGGCTGGAGATGATCGGAAATTGACCAAGGAACAACAATTCCTCGAGGCGCAAATCGACGCAGCTGAAAAGAAGGCTCTGTCAATTGAAGAGACAAGGAAAAGTCTACCCATTTACCAATACCGAGACGAGTTTCTTGCTGCTCTGGAGCAGTACCAGGTTCTAGTTATTGTCGGAGAGACCGGTAGTGGAAAGACGACCCAACTACCGCAGTACCTCCACGAGGCTGGTTACACCAAGAACGGCATGAAGGTTGGGTGTACCCAGCCCCGACGAGTGGCAGCCATGAGTGTAGCAGCTCGTGTGTCTGAAGAAGTCGGTGTCAAAGTTGGAAACGAAGTTGGATACACTATTCGTTTTGAAGACTGCACAAGCGATAAGACTGTCCTCAAGTACATGACTGATGGCATGTTGCTACGAGAATTCATGACGGAACCGGATCTGGCAGGGTACTCGGCGCTGATGATCGACGAAGCCCACGAACGCACAGTCCATACTGATATTCTATTGGCTTTGATCAAGGATCTTGCGAGAGAACGACCCGATCTAAAACTATTGATTTCTTCAGCTACCATGAACGCTGAAAAGTTTGCGCAGTACTTTGACGATGCACCTATCTTTAATATTCCTGGTCGACGATATCCTGTCGATATCTATTACACTCCTAGCCCCGAAGCTAACTACCTGGCTGCCGCTATTACGACGACTTTCCAGATCCATACCACACAACCCAAGGGCGACATTCTGATCTTCTTGACAGGTCAAGACGAGATCGAAGCAGCCGAGCTCGAAATTGCAGAAACAGCAAAGAAGCTCGGCAATCGCGTTAAAGAACTTGTTGTTTGTCCCATCTATGCCAACTTGCCTTCTGAATTACAGTCCAAGATTTTCGAGCCCACACCAGACGGTGCTCGCAAGGTTGTGCTGGCTACCAACATTGCTGAAACCAGTTTGACGATTGATGGCATTGTTTATGTCATTGACCCAGGCTATGTCAAGGAAAACGTCTACAACCCCGCGACAGGCATGTCTAACTTGGTTGTCGTTCCCTGTTCGAGAGCCTCTGCCAATCAGCGAAGTGGTCGAGCTGGTCGTGTCGGACCAGGAAAATGTTTCCGTTTGTATACCAAGTTCGCATACATGAACGAGATGGACGAGTCGACCACGCCGGAAATCCAAAGGACAAACCTGAATGGAGTTGTGCTTCAGTTGAAGTCTCTTGGTATTAATGAATTGCTCGATTTCGAGTTTATGGATCCTCCACCCACAGAAGCTCTCATTGGTGCTCTGAACCAACTGTTTGCTCTGCAGGCGTTGAATCATCGCGGAGAGTTGACCAAGCTTGGGCGACAGATGGGTGAGTTTCCTACAGACCCCATGCTTGCCAAGGCTGTACTTGCTGCAGACAAGGAAGGATGTGTTGAGGAGGTTTTGTCTATTGTATCCATGCTTGGTGAAGCATCTGCCCTCTTCTTCCGgcccaaggacaagaagatcCATGCAGATAGCGCCCGAAACCGATTCACAGTCAAGGACGGCGGCGATCACATTACGCTCCTCAATGTGTGGAACCAATGGGTCGACAGTGATTTCTCCCCAGTTTGGGCCAAGGAGAACTTCTTGCAGCAACGCTCTCTCACACGCGCACGCGACGTCCGCGACCAACTAGCAAAGCTCTGTGAACGTGTCGAGGTGGCACCATCCACATGCGGCGCCACGAACCTACGACCCATCAAGCGCGCCATCACAGCCGGCTTCTTCCCCAATGCCGCACGGCTCCAGAAGAGTGGTGATAGCTACAGGACGGTCAAGAATAATACGACTGTGTGGATCCATCCGAGTAGTGTACTCATGGCTATCGATCCGCCCGAGAAAATGGTGGTTTATTTTGAGTTGGTACAGACGACTAAGGAGTATATGCGTAGTGTGATGCCGATTGAGCCTAGATGGCTATCAGAGTTGGCGCCGCACTTTCACAAAAAGAaggatgttgaggagatggaggagaagaaaatGCCAAAGCAGAGATCATAA
- a CDS encoding hypothetical protein (SECRETED:SignalP(1-20)~BUSCO:25405at5125), with amino-acid sequence MLFHTAALVVLLALVQLAVCAEDYYKILGVNRKATNKELKQAYRQLSKKFHPDKNPGDDTAHDKFVEVSEAYDVLSDEEMRKVYDHHGHEGVQQRRQGGGGGGGHDPFDLFSRFFGGHGHFGRGSSEPRGHNVEVRVEITLRDFYNGATTEFSWNKQHICESCEGTGSADGQVDTCQHCGGHGVRLMKRQLAPGMFQQFQQRCDACGGRGKHIKHKCKVCHGERVEKKSTPVQLNIQRGAARDTRLVYENEADESPDWVPGDLLVTLSEKEPSYDNNPDKVDGAFFRRKGDDLYWNEVLSLREAWMGGWTRNLTHLDNHIVRLSRPRGQVIQPGHVETVVGEGMPIWHEDGDSVYHKTEFGNLYVEYTVVLPDQLDTNMESEFWSLWEKWRLKNGVDLQKDSGRPEPERAHDEL; translated from the exons ATGTTGTTTCATACAGCGGCCCTTGTGGTCCTTTTAGCTCTGGTCCAGCTAGCTGTTTGCGCCGAGGACTACTACAAG ATCCTCGGTGTTAACAGAAAAGCTACGAACAAAGAGTTGAAGCAAGCATATCGACAATTGTCAAAGAAGTTCCACCCAGACAAGAATCC TGGCGATGACACAGCGCATGACAAGTTCGTCGAAGTCTCCGAAGCCTACGATGTCCTAAGCGACGAGGAAATGCGCAAGGTCTACGACCATCATGGCCACGAAGGCGTCCAGCAGCGCCGTCAGGGAGGCGGAGGCGGTGGTGGTCATGATCCCTTTGATCTCTTTAGCCGATTCTTCGGCGGCCACGGTCACTTCGGTCGAGGATCCAGCGAGCCCCGAGGTCACAACGTCGAGGTCCGTGTCGAAATTACTCTCCGCGATTTTTACAACGGCGCCACTACCGAATTCTCTTGGAACAAGCAACATATCTGCGAATCATGTGAAGGTACTGGAAGTGCAGATGGTCAAGTCGATACCTGTCAACACTGCGGTGGTCATGGTGTGCGTCTGATGAAGCGCCAGCTTGCTCCCGGTATGTTCCAGCAGTTTCAGCAACGATGCGACGCCTGTGGTGGTCGAGGCAAGCACATCAAGCACAAGTGTAAAGTGTGTCATGGTGAGCGAGTCGAGAAGAAGTCCACGCCCGTCCAACTCAACATCCAGCGTGGAGCTGCCCGCGACACCCGTCTTGTCTACGAGAATGAAGCCGATGAAAGCCCTGATTGGGTTCCCGGTGATTTGCTGGTTACACTATCTGAGAAGGAGCCCTCATATGATAACAACCCCGATAAAGTCGACGGCGCATTCTTCCGTCGCAAGGGTGACGATCTTTACTGGAACGAAGTCCTTTCTCTCCGCGAGGCCTGGATGGGCGGTTGGACTCGCAACCTCACTCATCTCGACAACCACATTGTTCGTCTAAGTCGACCCCGCGGTCAAGTCATCCAGCCCGGCCACGTCGAGACTGTCGTCGGCGAAGGCATGCCCATCTGGCACGAAGACGGCGACAGCGTCTACCACAAGACTGAGTTTGGAAACCTATACGTCGAGTACACCGTCGTACTACCTGATCAATTGGACACCAACATGGAAAGTGAATTCTGGAGTCTCTGGGAGAAGTGGCGACTCAAGAACGGCGTTGACTTGCAAAAAGATAGCGGACGACCGGAGCCAGAGCGTGCTCATGATGAGTTATGA